ATTTCAGGAAGgtcggggaggaagaagaaaccaGAGATGGCAATAGGCAGTGACACAATCGTATTAGTAATGAACAGCCATTGCCAGCCATGGAAACCGTGGACGCCATCAAGGTTGTGGGACCCGGCCATCAGATAGCCAGACACCATGGAACCGACGTTGCCCATTGCGTGAAAGAGACATGATCGCTTCGCCAGCTCGTCTTTTCTATACCATGATCCGATTATATATTGCATCCCTGAGcgctgtgttagcattgggatacgatgttatgatgtgttgatgttgtgTTCTTTGTGATAGTTCAAGCCCAGCCCTGACGGGATAACTGAGTCAGAAGGAAAGATAGTACTGCATACCAGGGTAGAAAGTGCTTTCGGCGAGACCGATGAAGAAGCGTAACGCGTAGATTTGCTTGGCGGAGGTGCATTTGCAAAGCAGAATCGTCAAAACAGACCAAGTGACCTGATCCATTATTAGAAATTGACCGTTGTGGTGAGGTTATTTTTAGCATACCTCACAAAAAGGGATCCACAAGCTGGGCCGGATCCGAGTGAGGAGCATGTTACTACTCTCGTCAATATCATCCTAAAGCTTAGGCGGGTAGGTTATCTTACCTAGGGATCTCTCCTAGAACGTATCCGACAGTCCAGCACGTTTGCATGTAGTTGAGCTCATTGCCCATGAGGTTCAGGTCCTCCTTCATCCCAGAGACAAAGgcattgttgatgttgacctTCTAAATTAGTACTCTCATTCGTCACTGGTGCGTGGTAGTCATACCTGGTCGAGATACTTGATAAAGTAGCCGAGCGACGCCAACGTCATCAACGCAGCATCCAGCTTGAAAAGAAACCTTCTCTCCTCGGGCGATTTGTCAAAAGTATCCCACAAATAACTCTTCCATGTtgacttgggcttctcttgaaccacagcaacaacagTGTCAGAATCGGACGCGGGAGAAGGGTCATCTACCCTTTGCACCTTTTCGTTCGCCGCAGCCTTGGAAATATCCGCCATCTTGATTTCGGTACTCGGTCGTCCTGCAAAGCAAGTCGATGGACCTTTGCTAGCGGGAGATAACCTTCTTTTAAGCTTAACATTAGAGTGTCCGTTTGCCAGACTGTGATCTATCCTTTATCCACCCCTGCTTCGAGATTTGCTTCTTCGGGAAATAATGTCGGGGTTAGTGAGGAGCATGAAGAGGTGAATAGTTTTTCGTGGGGAGACGATGCTACGATCGACGGCCAATAATGTCTGTTATGGAAAAGTCCTCATCGAGGTTGAAAATGTCGTCAATTCACTATTACCAAGTCTGACTTTGATGTTACGCAGATAGAACCACAAGTAGCACGAGCAAGACAGATCCAAAGACGTCATCCTTGAAACGTTGCATCTCCCATCTGTTGTCCGATTTTCTCCCACTTGATACTGAAACAGATATCTGATCATTCCTACGCTGAGGGTAGTAGTTGTTGCAGAGGCGATCCACTATTGGTCTGTTGGCGCTGATGTGACGACGTCCCGGTATGTGGTGCTTGATCGGCCGGGGTTAAGCACCGCTAAGGTTGTGGGGATAGATGGATATAATCCCTCAGCAACTGGGGTTGAATACTACGTATCCTTGCTTTCAAGGATATTCCTACGAGCATATTGGGAATGGTTCATGGAGAATTTGCTGTGTCTTTTTCGGTCTCTCAAAGTTGCAAGGGGAGACCAACAGCTACGACGCTAACATACATATTTGATACCCTAATTGTTGCCTATTCTCATCCGATCGGGCTTTTTCCGACTTGTCTTATCGTTTACATGACTCATGGTGTAACCAACTCGTCAATCACTGCAGATGCCCTTGTCCATGCAAAAGAATCCTTCagagctcctcctcatcccactcctcactctcctcctcaccctcaacATAAGGTCGAAGTCTCTCCTTCAGTTCCTGGACGCTGATTTCTCCGACCACGGCTCGTGTACCACCCTTTCGGCAGGGTGGGAGGGGAACGCTGCGGACAACGTGGATGACGCCGTTCTTGCCGATTCCGTCTTCAAAGTCGACGGCGACGTTGCCGTTGACGACGATAGAGGTCCAGCTCTTCCAGGTGTGGATGTCGACTCCGAGGCTCTTTTCCAGGAGGGTGGGGAGCTCGATGTGGAAGTTGCCGTTGATCTTGGGCTGCTCACccttggcttcttcatcgcCGTAGTAGATCTCGTCGCTGTAGACGGTGGTATTGGGGGCGATCTGGTACTTGAGCAGAGCAGTGAGGTACTTCTTGCCAGTCTCGGTGTTGAAGAGGAAGGCTGCGAATGTTAGCttgcattttttttttacacGAGTTTCAGCACTTACCATTGGCCTTGGGACCAAGACGCTCCCATGCACTGTTGGAGGGGGCAAATACGGTGCTTCCGTTCATCTTGACGTTGTGCACGTACTTGACGAAATCGGTCTTGTCGTAAGCGAGCAGCAGGGTTGAGAACTGGGCGGGGAAGAGGCTGATGATCCGACCGATCATGGGCGGAGGGACGAGGATGCGGTTGACAGCATGGATCCAACCGTTCTTGGCTTTCTGTGCATATGTGAGTGGAGGTCCACAGGGAAGGGTGGGATGGTGCGTACAATGTTTACGACGACGACCTTGCTATAAAGGTTGACTCTGACACCGTTGAAGCCGACGCTTGTTCGGAGTCTTTGGGGGTTGCCACCCAGCCATGGCTCGTTCAGAGCGGTAGGCAGAGTGTGTGTGAAAAGGATCCTACCAGCAGGGTActctccaaggccgaggtgGTAGTTGAGCACACTCTCAACAAACTCATCGCTGGGCTTGTGGTCGTGGGGAATGTGCTCAAACGCCTCGTCAATAGGCGCAAAGAGGGTGTAGTTTGCGTCGGTGCTGTTGAGAAGCTTGCCAAACTTGTCGTGCTTCCCGACCAACTTGAAAAACTCCTTGGTATGATTGCTCTTCTCGAGGATTTCCCAAATTGTCAAATCCGACAGATCCAGTCCGAGCAGGTCGATAGGTGCCTCGGTGGGATGGCCGTGGACCTCTGGGTCCTCAAGCTTCTTGTGGACGGCGTTGGAGATTTCGGAGGAGAGATGCTCGACAGCCTCATCGACGGATCCGGCGATCCGAGAGGGCAGCTCCTCCAGGGTGTGCTTGATGTCGTTCTTTAGGTGGTTGAACTCGTCCAAGGCCTGGGGGATGACGATGGCCGAGGCGGCCGTAGCCAGCGTAAGCGCTGGTACCAATCTCATCTTGAATGAGACACAGTTGATGAATGCCGATGTCGTCGCTCAATTCTATCGAGCACCGGTCACCTGACTTGCAAGTGAAGCACGATAACGTCGACAAGTTCGCAGCGGTGAGGTGGCAACGTTTATATCAGGGCCAAGGATCAGATGTTCACTCCAAACTGGTTACGCTGACACTCGTCGCCACCAACCAGTAGGGGCAAGATCCGTGACGGTGCTGGCGTCATCCTCTCGAACCCCGCACCGGATTCCTCGGGTTTTTTGTCTTACGAACCAAGGTCGCGTTCCTTGCAAGTCGCGATCTTGATTGGGTGTTTAGCCGGGGCAGGGGCGCTCAGCCGCGCGTCGGTCTGGAACCTGGTGACGCTATACGCGTATAGGTTCGTATGACGTGATACGCGTAGTTGTTTATATCAAGAGCGGAAAGCCTCAAGGGGGAACCGATCTTGGTGATTTACGTGGTGCTCCATAAGATTCTCCCGCTTACTAACCTAACAGGCTGTTTCAAATGGCATCCTAGTGAGAAATGTTGAATAAATACCCTTGACAGCAGTGGCCAGAATTGGTTCATCCTCGATCGTGAAAACCTCATCAGCCATCTCCGTCATATTCTTGGCAACATAGGAATTGCCATAGAATCTCAGCTATGCGATAGCCTTGACCATGCATGATGTTTCTTGGTCAGTTTGAGATCATGCATGCAATATAATGGTGTCTCAGAGACTCAGCCCCATTCCACTGTCCATTCAACAGTTCTTACCCAACTCTTGTTAATCATACACTCAGTACGATCTTTCCAATAAACAACTCCATtgaaagaataatattaagttacaGATTTGCTTCCATCACTAGGGCATCTCTATATTACCTCGTGCTTGGGCATTTTCAGGGTTTAAGTGACTCACCACTACAGGGTAGCAGCGACGCGCTTCCAAAGCATTACACTCCAAAGCATTACACGAAGGATAGCTTGCAAATATGTCAAAGAAATCCATGTCCATTAGCACTCGTATGCTTCTTTTCaaatttataaaagctcGAAACAGACTTCGCGTGGAGGATAAGATGTAATATATGCTCCTTAAACACTAAAATCCAGGTTGGTACTCTTCCACCCCAACTACCTCAACCCTTGGCACACCAACCATGACACCCGCCACCAACTTTCTGGCCTCAGTCCATTGATGCCATGAATGAGACATCGAATATCTTTGAAATTGGACTATAAAAATTTTCCTACGTCATGTCGAATATATAATACAGAGGATACTTTGGCGTCGAAGCGACTTGCAAATAAAGGTCAGGAGTTCTTGACTGACAAACACCTCCAACCTCCCCCAACACCGCCAATCTTACCAACGAGACAAGAGAGATTTGTTAAAAAAAAACGCTCAAAACGAGTCAAGGTTTTATTCTGGAGACCGCTAAAGGCGACGGGGGAAGACAAAATGCCGCAAAGCAAGACAGGAGTATTGGTTGTGGTGATCAAGCATATACCTGGGCAGAGCATTCATCATGACCCGCCAGCAAGTTGCAACTACACGGGGGGATGAACGTGACAACAAATTCAACATAATGTCAGCTTGGCTACTATAATAACAGATTAATGCCAATTCTACAGGTATAAACTACATCGCTATGATATCATATCAAACATTCAATAACCGACATGCCTCTAGTCCAGCTTCAGTTTTAAAGCCTCATCCACCTTCTTTGCCGCGTCAATGCTCTCCTTGAGCACgcgcttctcctcatcagtCAATTCAATAGCCTCTGAACCATCCATACAGCTCATGTCCGCCTTTGTAGCACCCTTGTGCCACTTTCCATCCAGCATCCAGTACTCTGGGACCTCGTATCCCTTGGGGTCCACCTTTTTGTTCTTTAACAAACTTCCGTTGTACCATATCaacttgtccttgtcgtctGTGTGTGCAATGACAAAGCTGCACACCTTTGTGACGTTCTGCGCATTGGCGTCGTCGGCCCAGCCTATCATGGAGCCGTAGTGCTCCTCAAACTCGTATGTTGAGCCACCGAGTTCAAGACCGAGCCACCAAGACTCCTTGTCTCCGTGGGTCAGCTTATATGTGACTTCTTCGCGGACGTCGTATGTGTTCTGCCATGCCACGTGGAGCatgccaacaagaacatTGACTCGGGCcttgttgacgacgacgacaccagAGTCACACTCCTCGGCGTAGTCTTCTGTCCAGACTAGGGAGTTGTTCATCTCTGGTGAAGGGATCTTGATTTGGTCCTTCCACCAGTCGTGTCGTGGCCGGAAGGCATGCTGCCATAGTAGGCGATCGTGGAAAAGGTAGGCGCCCTTCTTGACATAGGGTTTTTGAGAGAAAAGTGCCTCGGGTTTTTGCAGAAAGACGGCATCGGCATCCAAGAGGATAACTTGCTCAAACGTCGATGCAAGCACGGCGAAGGCCTTGATAGCCCATCCGCCATCCTTGAGCTTCATCGTCTTGTCGTCGAAAACGTCAAAGACATTGAGGAACTCAACATCCATGGCCCCCTCCAGACTGGCGATCTTGCCACGCTCTTCTTTTGACAAGTCCTCATCTCCAGCATAGGCGATTTGAATCGGTAGGGTACATCCCAGGACTTTTCGAAGAGACACGATCAAGTGGCCGGCGAAGCGGATCGActgctctcctcctccaacggGAATGACGATGCCGCGCGAGCTTTTGACGAAAGATTTGCGCAGATCGGACAAGGGAGTTCTTGACACAGGATTGCGCGCCGGCCTCTGTAGAAAAGGGAAGAGCTGCTGCGCTGTCGTCTCGGTGGTGGCGAGCAGCTCTTTTGCGACATAGGAATTGGGGTTCAACTTGTCAGACTGAGATATCCATTGACTCAGTTGCCTCGATCGTTGTCCAACCTCCCAAAACTTGTCTTTGTATGGTGGTTTAATCTCATGGTCGGCAAATTCCCTTGCCGTGGCTGTGATGTTGTCAAGCTCAGCCTGGGACAATTGCGACCAATCGACGCGCATCCACTCCGAGGGCCAGCCTCTGCAAGCGataagaagcagaagaatgGAAAAGGACACAAAGATACCCAGACGCACAAGAATACGTCGCGGATCTCGAAAGCGATGTCCAAGGCCCAAGGCCGATTCCAGCGCCATCGTTGAAGGGAAAGTGGTCGTGTGACGTGACGTGGACTTTGAGATGAGATTGTAAAGATTGGGAAGAGTAAAGTGCCAGGGGGGCGTGATAAATGGGACCCGGAAGCTAATTGAGCCGACGTCACGGGAGGGAAGGGGAAAAGTGTTGGCCCACTGTGGAAAGGCGAAGTTTCTTGGCTTGACGACGATTGTCTTGGCTTGGCCAACCACAGCTCGTCTGGAACCGCCCCCGGTCAGCCCCGAAACAAGGTTTGAAGCGTGAATcaggacgagacgagacggcgATGATGTTTCTTTTGATGCGTATGGGCTTGTTTGGTGTCTGTTTCAACAGGATTATTCCAGAACAAAGATTGTCTCTTTCAAATCACTTCTATCGTCTCAAGTTTTTGATCAGTGCTGTCTTTGATGACAACCTCATCCTGTTCTGCCTGTAGTGGGGAATCATCGACCGTTATCATTGGATCACCACCCCTGtcggttgttggttgttggtcttgacACTGCGACTCTGCCCGCCAGCCTGATTTCACTAAGCGCTCAACTTCTTTGTTTGTTGGTTCCGCTGGCTAATTTTAACTCTTGCCTTTGTCGGTCAGGACCTGCAGGCTGGAAAAGTCACATTATCTTTGGGCATGGATCCAAATGTTCAGGGGATGAAAATCAACAGATGCCAGGGTTCTTGGGCGATGGAGCGTTCGGCAACCTCAATATACGAAGTAGGTGCATCATAATGCAAGGGCAAAACCAGAAACGCCAGCCGCTTGACGCTCCTGTcagagctggagctgaacATGCAGGTCCCTGATCTAGCGGCTTTGGGCTGAATCTGTAACCGCAGCCACCGAAATACCCTTTCATCCTGGCCAATAACTGATGGTGAGGTTGGAAATGCATCTCGCCCCCACACCCAAGGATGATTTGTCGGTCTTGACTCTGCCTTAAAGTCTTGTGAGCTCTCCCACACTCTGATCGTCGCTCTCGTTCCATCCATAATCCTTCCCCCTCTTGTTGAGTTTTACTGCCGCCCGTTTTTCTGTTCCTCAAACATTATGCGTCTTTGGGTCATTGTCACTCTGGCTCTGCTGCATCAGCCAGCTCTTGCTCAGGATGACATATGCTGGGGAGTAGATGGAACACCATGGACCAGCAACAAACGGTGCCCTGGCTCCTCTACCTGTTGTGGTGCAGACGCAACATGCATGCCTAATCGGCTCTGCAAGAACAAAGGCCAAGCCGTGGATGAGTTTGTGAGAGGGCCTTGTGCTGTGAAGCCTTACAGCAAGGAGAAGTGCGCAGCTATTTGCGTCTATGGTGAGTTGCTCAAGCATATTGTCCTGTGAGACATACTAACCAAGACTCGCCTTGCAGAGGAGGTCAACAATCGCTTTCCACGAGTGAAGAGATGTGAAGATGGAAGTTATTGCTGCGACAACGATAGTGGCTGCTGTGATGCCGGCCGTGGAGTCTTCATCGACGACGAAGGCAATCCTGAGGGATCGaccaaagaaaaagagaccaCTTCGAGCGAAGCCCCCGAGacaacaacatcctcaaTAGCCTCCACAACATCAGCCCCTTCCTCCACATCCACCTCATCCGCCTCATCGACCACAACCACCGACCCAAGCCCTTCTTCAGACGCCGAGGAACAAAACAACGACAAGGAGTCTGATGCTTCTGACGATGACATGGGCCTCAAGATTGGCCTGGGAGTCGGAATCCCCGCTGCTGCCATCGGCGCCGCTCTAGCGGTCTGGCTCTTCCTTAGAAAGAGGCGAGCCCCGGCCGATCAGCCCAAGCCCTACCTCCCTGAGTACGCCCCCGCCTACCCAGACATGTACCAACAACGGCCCCCGCAAATGTACCAgtaccagcagcaacaacagcccgTGTACCAGTCCTACGCCGAGATGGACGGCCGCCGGGACTCCAAGGCTCCGGGGGTGGTGCAGGAGCTGCAGGGCTGAGGGGTTCTTGGCAGTGATATGTCACCTTGGTGTGTAGTATTCTTCTTTCTCCAGTATGAGCTATGTTTCAGAACGAAATTACGATACGGTAGATGGTGTTGGTAGCTTTTCTGGCACGGCGTTGAAAGTTGGGTGTTTTTGAGTAAATCTAAATTTAATTTTCATTGTCCGCCACGTGGATCCATTGAACCACTTCACACAAACGCTGTTCGTTAAAAGCTGGTGATGCCGAGGCATGAGTTCTGAAAATCGGTGAGCCAGGGGGGGCCTTGCACGCCACTCAGAGGATCCAGCCCCCCGCGCGATCAACGCCTACTCGGTACCGACAAACTGGTTTCAGCGGCAAGTTAGAGACCTTGATTGGCCGCGGATGGTACACTCATGTCATTGTGCATCTGCATCTGGCAATTCGGTTACGATGCGCCCTGCTTCCGGCCCTtgctctctctccctcgcaAGGTCCTTGCTAATTTGCCAAGAACCTCACGTAACAAATCATGCATTTGGTAGGGGACAGCATGTCTTGGCTCT
The window above is part of the Fusarium falciforme chromosome 3, complete sequence genome. Proteins encoded here:
- a CDS encoding MFS domain-containing protein; translated protein: MADISKAAANEKVQRVDDPSPASDSDTVVAVVQEKPKSTWKSYLWDTFDKSPEERRFLFKLDAALMTLASLGYFIKYLDQKVNINNAFVSGMKEDLNLMGNELNYMQTCWTVGYVLGEIPSNMLLTRIRPSLWIPFCEVTWSVLTILLCKCTSAKQIYALRFFIGLAESTFYPGMQYIIGSWYRKDELAKRSCLFHAMGNVGSMVSGYLMAGSHNLDGVHGFHGWQWLFITNTIVSLPIAISGFFFLPDLPEITRVWYLTKDEIALAKKRMELEGRAERAPYTKAKFIKIFSSWHIYALTLLYILFNNGNGGSSQPAFPIWLKEQGYTIQEVNIYPTIVEVISIVTTLIYAWTSDSLFRGARWPAILFSGLVKIIAYAGLTVWNVPNAFTWACFMLCGFGGGISGLTFAWAHEICSDDNEERALVTGAMNEMAYVFQAWLPLVIWQQVEAPVYPKGYPTMVGMAVALIGTAFLIRFLHKKEQRGRHALAGPA